In a single window of the Nycticebus coucang isolate mNycCou1 chromosome 13, mNycCou1.pri, whole genome shotgun sequence genome:
- the LOC128564003 gene encoding huntingtin-interacting protein K-like, whose product MATEGDVELELETDQRPRAAPEKPGTHDSDTADLGQVTNYVEEEIQSSNVERTMSITGDRWSREKKAKQEQEKELAKVTIKKEDQGLAPATYS is encoded by the coding sequence ATGGCAACCGAAGGTGATGTAGAGCTGGAACTGGAGACAGACCAGAGGCCAAGAGCAGCCCCCGAGAAGCCTGGGACCCATGACAGTGATACAGCGGACCTGGGGCAGGTCACCAATTATGTGGAGGAGGAGATCCAGAGTTCCAATGTGGAAAGAACCATGTCCATCACTGGGGACAGATGGTCCAGGGAAAAGAAAGCCAAACAGGAGCAAGAGAAGGAACTGGCTAAAGTCACTATCAAGAAGGAAGATCAGGgtttggcaccagccacatactcctag